Sequence from the Helianthus annuus cultivar XRQ/B chromosome 13, HanXRQr2.0-SUNRISE, whole genome shotgun sequence genome:
gtagggtagatcccatcagtaagataatacccgcgtttgtataagtggttgttcacttgaaatggacaatttggcgtCGTTCCGTTTCGTTGCGCaagaaataacggagattgttgcagcacgttgatatcgttttgtgaacccgctggcccacaaaaagcatgccaaatccacaaatcttgagacgctaccgcttctaacataaccgtcgggtattgatgatcgcctctcatgtattgtccacgcaattctgtggggcacattctccaaacgaagtgtgtacaatccagactccctaacataccaggtaggtgatgcctatcctcatgagcctgatacaatagcgctaagtcgtggctcgttggtctacgtaggaattcaccgccataccttttacataccgtctcgcagaaatattcaaggcactcacgagaggtcctttcagacatatttaaatactcgtccccctcgtctggtgggttaccggttgcaagttgtttaattgccgaagtaaccttttgcaacggtgtaaagcttttcttcattctcccgtctaagccttcttgaaaccactcgtcatacgcttccacgtcactaacaatttttaggaacaacgacttggacatacgaaacctgtgacgaaaagtatcttcactaaattttggattttcatcgaaataatcggccatgagtgtctcGTGGCCCCCCACACGATCCCGacggacataattttttttactagacgatgccgtgtctagtagctccgcttgttggatgagattttggaagaaaactaagctactatcgcttgacgatgcatctccatcgtcgggaaagtcgggtagggtagaaagaaacgggaacttggaatccattttgtgtttgaaagatataaatttgagaattttggtgtgggtttgttgtgaatgtggtaaaaaaatgaattaaGATTGGTtagtatatatattgttttaaaaaaaattgattttttttttaaaaaatccgaCCGTTTACCAACGGTCAATTCTCGATCAATGTGCAAATTCATTCGGCAAGCCCACACCCAAAAGCCAccccgattcgggaccccgcggggatggcggcggtgttcccgatcggggaaaggCTTCACCGATCTACTCCCCGAATGCGCCCCGTACACCCTAAGCGAGGGCTTTGGGAACACCGTCCCGGGTGTCTCTTGGTCACCCATTTCTATTCCCATGTGGTGAGTAACTCCCGATTGGGGAGAGTACAATTGAGCTATAGGTTTCAAACTACTCGTTAAAAAAGTTAAACTTTAATTAGTTTTTACATTTTATCTATATAAACAAACTAAAAATCAACAATTTTCAATACAAAACTATAGCAATCATTCTATACTTTCAAATTCCACTCTACTTCAACATGATATTTTTAATACTTTATCATCTTCCCGGTCGTCATTCTCATCAAGTTCCGATTCCTATCTGATGACACGAACCATAGAAATTTGTATTTTTTCTTTGGTGATGCTCAAGCCGCATTAGGTGTTCTAGGACCCGCAAGCTTAAGAAGCTTTTTAGCTCGTGATCGATGAAGACACACGAATTCACCGTTGGAGTGATTTGGACTGCTTTTTCTAAGAGAATGAGAACCACACCTTGTTCTTCTTACCGAATACAGACCTACAATGGATTAGAGAAAAAAGTGGGGATGTAGAGACGACTGGTAAGGAAAGAATTCCCTTTTTCCAGCTACAAAAAGTGTGTCCGCCCCATATCTCATTTTCTAATAATCTCAATGGGCCAAACTcagttaggggttgtctctacAAGCCCATAATCTAGTGTAAACTACATCGAGTTGGGCTTCGCAGGTTAGTACGCAAtaataaataacataataaaatgCGATTACAGAAGTGACCGATCTTTTAAGTCGAGTCCAATACCATAGCTCTACAGTCGAGAAGGTGAAAATAAACGTATCGTGCAAGACTACTTCCCCCGAAAAATTCAACATATAACCTTGACGAGGTTAGAATTCGATTGCAGGTGTATCGGGTGTACATTTCAAGCTTGTTTTATGGATGTGTGAAAGCCATTTTGAAGATATAGTCTATTTCGGGTGTAATTACCAATATACTTACATTTGGGCAGTGGCGGATCCAACCCTGTTTTGTGGGTTTACATGAACCCACTCAGTATGgcaaaaatagaaaaaaaatagcGAGAATCTTGTATGATATGGAAAAATTTAGTATGgcaaaaatagaaaaaaatagcGAGAATCTTGTATGATATGGAAAAATTTAGTGAGAGTCTACCAAGACGAACCCACTGGAAAAGGTTTCTGGATCTGCCACTGCATTAGTGAGAATCGTGTATGTCATGTTGGTACCATTATGTTGGAAGAAAAAACACTTGTTAAGTTTACAAAAGAGATTAATTACTTCTTCAAGGGATCGAGGAACATACATAATATATTTTCGGATACTTGGATACGAAATCCTTGAAAAAAAAGTAGAAGAACCATATAAAGATAAAGTTTTAGGACATTTAAGTCTTAAGGGAGGATTTACTAGTGTTTAATGCAAGTTTCATAAAAGAATTATTTAATAAGCCTTGACAAACAAGTTAACTTATAAAAAGATTAGTGAGATTCATAGAAATTTGGTGAAGCTATCTAAAGAGTGTAGGAGAATTTGAATCATTCGGTTGCGTAACATCAATGAATTATTAGTGTGTATGTGTTTGTAGATTAGCGTTGAGACGATAAACCACCTAAATcgttgtgttttatttgtttttcatgTCTACGAATACATTATCTTGTCGTACGTTGTTGTGTCGATTCCGGGTTAAGGTGACCAATTCGAACACTACACGCATTGGTATGAAACCACTAAACAAGATAAAAAAGTTGTATCATAGGAACACTTGAACAACATTGTTCATTAGTGACCCAAGAGACACGTGTGTTATTTTTATTGGCATTTATTCATGTTGGTTGTCAAGAGAGTAGAGATGACACGACTCAATTGTCCAAGTAAATACGGAATGAAATAAATTGTCCAAGAGGACGAAGTAACAACTATCTCACTTGCTATCTAAAATCTTTTTAACAGATACTAAATATAGATATaggggaaggttaacgtacaatatttCTTAACGTGCGATGCGTACGATAttaaatcacgcatgttataaaaaaaatcaaaccctaattacgcatgaacaaaaacacataatcacagatgaACATAATTACGCATGTACAAAATCAGAAATCATGCATGGGGTaaaaccataatcacgcatgttataaaattAGTTACGCACGTTATAATTTATTATTGtacgttaaggaatattgtattttacactttcagaTGTAACCGTTCGAATATCTAACACTTTGTACGTCCTCTTAAATCTTGCTTTTAGTCCAAAAGATTTGTTTTGTTAACATTCAAAGACACTCATCGAAAATCAGGTTTGTGAATGAGCTCGACTCATATGCACAAACACACAAGTTTAATATTACGACAAGGTAATATTATCGTACACAATATTTCATTTCTTACCCGATAACCATATTTAAGCATTTCAAGGTTCTCAACATCTTCGTTGACGAAACATCTCTCCATATTATCAACTTTACTTTTGAAAAAGGATTTGGAGATAAAAATATTGATAGGCCAAAGAAATGTTTGCTTGTTAAAGACAAAAGTATATAAAAGAATTACATCCGTCAATCAAAATGTTGGGCCATTTGACAAGGTACATGTCACCTTCTAATCAACTTCTTTTATATATTATCTTTAATGATATCTTAGATTAATTGGACCAATAAAAATCACAGCTAATTCGGGTGATACAATTGTTTTTTGAACGGTGAGAATCTATTAACTTGTAGTGAGAGAGATCTGACACCCTCTTAAACAGAGGGCCCTAATCATACTCTagccagactatgttgtcttaaccgggtccacGTTGGCGTCAGAGTTATTTTGGCTAACAACGTTCCTCGGGAAACCATATCACCCACTGCCAGTGGCAGAGGCTTGCGCCGCCACAAGACCTAGGGTCTGGGAGAACTAGTCTTCATTGCCTTTATCCATCAAATATGGCACTAGTGGGGATTGCATTTAAGTCTCCAAGAAGAACTCAAGTCTTTCTAACCACTAAACCACAAGTGATTGATCAGGTGATACAATTGGTTTGCCAGTTTTCTTAAGCCCCAATTGAAATAATATCTTTTAAGTGTAATTTAAATAGGCATATCAAATTTCAAGTATTCACACATGACTAGAGACTTGTTTGTGTCTAAAGAAAACAtgagtttattattattattatttagtaaTTCACATTAGTATGGTTTTTTTTAAATGACCAAGTATTTTATTCCTCATCAAACATAACAGGTTGATCAAATTGTTAGCCCGGCTGTACATTACACTAGAAATACACCAAATTTTGTCCATGATCTAGGTTACGGTGAAAGCTCCAAATCACCCTTCTCTATAAAGCATTACCATCCACTTTAAACCGCCACCACCATTTCACTAACATGGCCAAATTATGTTCCTGAAGAGATTCGAAACCCAATCCACCATAGTCCTTTGGTGTTATAGTGTATTGCCAAGAAACCCAATGAAATTTTTATTTTTCCAGAATAGAGCCCCATAGAAAGTCTTTCTGAAGATTCTCCAAGCGATTTACCACTTGAATGGGGGCCTTAAAAAGTGAGAAATAGTATGTCAGAAGGGAGTTTAGGACCGAGCGAACCAAAGTAGTTTCCCCCGAAAGATAGAATATTTGCCTTCCATAATGATAACCACTTTTTGAACAAATTCACCACCGGGTCCCAACTTTTTCTAAATTCAGATTAGCTCTCACTTGGAGTCCAAGGTGTTTGAATGAGAAATTACGGCTTCTACACCTCAAGATAGCCGCCAAATCCTGTACTTTGATATTACCCACTGCCACACCAAATAAGCTACTCTTAGCAAAGCCACTGCCACACCAAATAAGCTACTCTTAGCAAAGCCACTGCCACACCCAATAAGCTACTCTTAGCAAAGTTGACTCGAAGACCCCACGAGAAGTAAAAACACCTCAAAATGTTGTTCTAGTCCTTGTAACTAATAAACCAAGATTAATTACATTAGTGATTATTGTGGTAAAAAGTTCGATGCATAGTCTTATCATATTCTCTCTCATTCTCTACGAGTTACGCTGATTAAATACCTAATTGGCAGCatttctgaaatgattttatttGGTTATACTTCATCATAGATCatagattaaaaataaaacactttGTTTAAGGATAGTGTTGATGTAAGGCAGTTGATAGTTATAATAAACTATGTTGAATGATCTACTTAATTAGAAATATATGGAAGTGAAATATTAGGAAAGTAGGAAGTTTAAATTTTGTGCTTATTAAACTCATGGATTTGGTTTAATAGTTTATTTCTTTTATTGGTTCAATATTTATTATACATGCATATATATTGTCATATTGTCCGATGATGGCCAAGCCCAGCTGGTCGGAGGTGGGAGGGTTTACATCTTAGGGTGGTTCCCGCCCCGGCTAGGTCTCCGGTTTGATCCATGCACTCCACGAAAAAAATTCCCCGTGACGGTTTGAAAGGAGGACACCGGTGTGTGGGTAGGGATTCGAACGCGGGACCCAGGGGTTGTCTAGAATGGTCTTCACCGCTAAAACGCATctttcaaaaaatatatatattgtcaTATTGTGaataagttaaatatattttttcatcCAAAACTTACAAAAACAGAATGCTGTGCTTATCTACTCATCCAGTTGACATTTCTTTACCCCATTATGTTATGTTTATCAACTCAACTTGGCCAAAAAGAATTTAGAAACTACCATACCTTTTAATTAGTAGTATGGGAACACCTTTTGTTTTAACTTATCACTTGTTTTAATTAATATGATGGTAACACCTCttcctttcttcttcctcttcgcGCACCAACACGTCAAGAACACAATCACACGGCGCCATTACCCTTTATGGTCTAGTGCCAAAACTCGTTCGGAAAACCAAAATTGTATAAAACACCCACATATATACTTCtattctttcaacttcttgaagTCATGAAAGGTAGGCAACCTATAAATCCCACTAAATGTTTCTTTCGACGTCCATGATCTCCGCGAGTTTGTCCTAACCACCATGAAGATGATTGCAAAATCCCACTAAATGTTTGATATCATACACCAATAGGAAGTAATCTTGTTCAAATTGAACAACCCAACTTGAGAGTAAGACAAATCTTTTTGGTTCAATAACTTAATCAAGTACCCAAAATCATACCCACTATGAAAAAGAACCTTCTAAGATATATATCATGTTGTTCCATCATCTCAACCGAACCATATTTTTAAAGAGGTGGTCAGTCACATTATATTTTCTCTAATACTCAACTGTCAAACATGTTGCTTTCAGTCCCACAAGTGGGAAGATTCCCATTCTCTAGGATTATATCAATCCTAATTGAATAAAAGTCGACAAATCAACAGCATGTCTTCCATGGATCTTCGCCGACTTGTTCACAACCTTGCGATCTATAATCAAGaacacttttttttttgtaaaaaggcCGGGGAAGAGGGGGAGATTTGAGATATATGGCAGAGGAGGACGTGGAGTAGGCTACTTAATGAGTGAGCCGAGCCCAAGCTCTTGTTTGCAGTTAAATAAGCCGGCTCAGCTTGTTTATTCTCAACAAGCTCTCGTTTGAATTAAAAGTAATATTCTACATTGATTTTATtattaagtaaaaaaaaatgtatCACGGTGATCTCTAGTCCGTTTATACATCATATCATGTGAGCTTATTTATGGATTATATAATTATAACTTTGACTCATCTAAGACGAGCTAACAAACAAACTTAAATTGGCTTGTTTACAAATCGAGTCATAAACGAGCCAATTTTAAACAAGTTTTTTAAGCTATCATGAGAAAGGAGCTTTTTGAAGAAACCCTGTTAGGGTTGGGTTTATGTATTCATTTTGTAAGCATACACTTTACATGTATTTAATGGATTTTTTAACGCATTTTAGTGATAAGGATCAAACGCCAAGGTTTGGCGAAAACTTAGATCAAATCCAACATTCAAAGAAAAAGGTTAGAATTTGAAAACATGTTTTAGTTAAATGTATTATAACTTTCATCTATTAAATTAATgttagatttttcaaaagcaatatactattttcatttacttttcaTTAGTGGATGGGTCATTACTTCATTATACACAAATCGCATTAATAAACGTCAAATCAATAAaagttaaatataatttataatatagatttttttaattaatttgacATTACGTGGTTTGGAAATGAGCAATACTAACAAAGGGCAGTTCGTAAACTTTTAACGATGGTAAAAATTGatgttttatattttataatttatacgataaaagcacttattaATGAGTTGTGaagtaattattttttattttttataccaTCTTGTTTATTATAGTGTCTAGTGTGTAATACTCGTAGCATTTTATATCTTCAATCTAACAATGCATGTACGAAAAAGTAATACATTTATTATGAAAtgatattatattatttgatatcTTGGTGCATGAAAACGATTTGAGAATACGAGAGTTAGAATgcataaagataaaaaaaaattccAATATTTTAACTCAATATTGTTTTGTACTTTGTAGTATTTGAATTAACATACGACTTaattttttataacaaaccaTCAAATACTTATAGTCTTATACATACTAAGGCCGCCCGGGGCGGTGCCGTTATTTTTATAACGGAAATTTTATCACGCATGGAAACCTCATAGTTCCCACCCCGCCTGCTTGCTGTAACGCGTGATAGTTTAACGAAATCACATTTTCGTGATTTTTTCAACGCGTTATGGTTTTTTTTGTGagtgtaattgttggttggggagAAATTGTTGGGTGcggtgatgagtgatgaccacccccactaaaaaaagttgtgagtgatagaaaaatggttgctgacatggcggaacttgattggtgcttgtgagtgatagaattctatcactagtggcCAGCCCCCTCCGCTAACAAGATTTGGCTAACTTGAATAGGTTACTAATTTGCGTTTACATTACATTTTTGcatataaaaatagaaaataatatataaagaatTCTACTATTACATTTAATTATCTAACTTTAAGAAAGATAAGATCGAATCTGTACAGATCACAAACCAAAATTTAAAATCATCCATTCTTACAAACTAACTATAAATAAAATATCCAAGCGACTTTGGACGCTCGGCAATATCATGATACGTAAAATGGTGCCCTATTAAGAAGTCGAAGATTAAGTCTTATATTTgctgttaaaaaaatatatataactttatTGTTGGTATTTATTCTTATGTTATTATCTAATCTAAGTGATGTTTGTTTAACTTGTAATggagctcttaatggttcagaccttttactggtttGTCACTtaatggttcaacacttaatggttcagattgtttgtttcgtgagcagatgtctgaatggttaaaacctatacagagtctgaatggttaagacctataatctgaattggtcagacatttgcctctgaatggttaagcattatattggctcttaatggttcagacatttgtctctgaatggttaagcattatacagagtctgaattgTTAGACCTATAATCTGAATTTGTCAGACATTTGActctaaacggttaagcattatattgaTAATGGTTCAGaccacttaatggttcagatctcttactagtttgacacttaaccattcagaaatTATCAAACAGCCCGTAAGTCATTGGATACACtataaattaagaaaaaaaaggTCGAGGGCAAATCAGTACTTTCACACCTCTAAAAATATCTGAGAGACCATACAGTGAGATCCAACAATGCATAGTCCTAAACATTCCCTATAAAACATCATTACCAACAACTCTCCCCTACCACCCACTTAAACCTACTTTAATCCCCCCCACACACTTTCTTTCTCACCATACGGCCGTGCCACCACCATATACCATGcccccaccaccaccgtcaaccaccatcatcaaccGCACCACCAGCGACGGCGGCACCACCATCCTCAACAAATACCACCTCACACACCTCTTAGGCCGTGGCAGTTTCGCCAAAGTCTACCACGGCCGTACTCTAACAACCAACACGGCCGTAGCCGTCAAAGTTATTCAAAAACCATCCACCTCAGACCCCACAATGGAACCTAGACTCCTCCGAGAAGTCGCCGCCATGCGGCGACTCAACCACCCCAACATCCTTAAACTCCACGAAGTTCTCGCGACAAAAACTAAAATATACCTCGTCATGGAACTCGCAGCCGGCGGAGAGCTTTTCACACAACTTGTGAAACGACGACGTATCAAAGAAGCCACGGCTCGGTTTTACTTTCAACAACTAGTGTCCGCGTTACACTTTTGTCACCAAAACGGCGTCGCACACCGAGATTTGAAACCACAAAACTTGTTGATTGATGAGCACGGAAACCTTAAAGTATCCGATTTCGGACTCTCGGCTTTGCCGGAGTGTAAAAAGGATGGGCTCCTCCACACGGCGTGTGGGACTCCGGCGTTTACTGCGCCGGAGATTGTTCGGGGGAAGGGTTACGACGGTGCTAAGGCGGATGCATGGTCGTGTGGGGTGATCTTGTTTAATCTTCTTGCGGGACGGTTACCGTTTGACGATAGTAATTTAGCGGATATGTATAGGAAAATACATATCCGAGAGGTTGTGTTTCCGGACTGGATCCGGAAACAGGTTCAGGTCATAGTCTGGAAACTACTTGACCCGAACCCCGAGACCAGGATGAGTATTGAATGTTTAATGACTCATCCTTGGTTTAAAAAGTGCTTAAATGTACCCGACCCCACCCTCCGTATTCTCGAGTTACgagaaaaatatgaagaacacgaagaacacgaaACACAGATAAAACTCAAGACGACGACGATGAATGCGTTTGATATAATATCGATGTCGTCCGGGTTAAACTTATCGGGTATTTTCGAGGAGACGGGGGCGAAGAAAGAGAGGCGGTTTACGACGAATGGGAAAGCGGAGGAGGTTAAGAAGAGGGTGGTGGAAGTAGGGGAGAGATTAGGGTTTCGGGTTAAGAAAATGAAGGTGAATGATAAAGAGGGGTGTAAGAAGGGAGATGAGGTTGTGGGGTTGGTGAAAGGGAAGGTGGTGGTTATGGCAAAGGTGATGGAGGTGGTGCCGGAGGTGGTGTTGGTGGAGATGACGGtggttgatggtggtgatgaGTTTAGTGAGGGTGAATGGGATGAGTTGAAAGTGGGGTTTCAACTTTGTTCTATTATGGCATAGTGATGTATAGTGaaccaactttttttttttttggttaataGGAGTTGACAAATGGTTAATGGGAATATGGGATCACCTTTGATGATCTTTAAAGTTTTTTATGGAAATAATAAATAAGTTAAATTTTGTGTGTAAATGTtatgttgttttatttgttaCAAATAGTTGTGTTAATTggtttgatttgattttttttcatgTGAAAATGAAAACCAAATTGAACTCGGAATACCCACTATCACAAACATTTTTCacttttaaaatattaaatagtgcCACAACCAGTTCATCCTTGCAACATTTGGTTGCAACCTTGAATTGATTATTATAATAGTTTTTATTtgtctttttattattataatatttttattttactttattactcatatttatttataaaacattGATTTAGGTTGGGTTGTGAATGTGAGTGAAAAGTTTAATTGGATTGGGTTGGGTTGTGGAGATGGATGAGAGAGAAattagtttttttaataaaatgttgGGTTAGATTAGGTTGTGATAGTGGATAGTCTCAGGTAGTTAAAAGTCGAATCAGAAACTAAAATTAAGCTCGGTTTATTTTTGCTTTCGACCGAacaattagttaattttattttatttgttacttTTAAACTTTTAAGTTTTACCTTTGTTCCGAATGAAGAAGCCAAATAACAACTAAAATTAACACCATAATTAAGGACATAAATCATATTTATGTGTTATTAGCTAAAAAAGGAAAGTCTGAAATTTTTTACGAGATTAAAGGAAATTCTTGATTGACAAAACCGGAGCCCTAAATCAAGGAATTCAGGCTTGACACCTATAGGCCCGAACCACCTATGGTGTTTGCCATGTGATTCATCTCGTCAATATATTTCCGTCGCTTGCTCGTGGGCCCCATA
This genomic interval carries:
- the LOC110900229 gene encoding CBL-interacting serine/threonine-protein kinase 7, with amino-acid sequence MPPPPPSTTIINRTTSDGGTTILNKYHLTHLLGRGSFAKVYHGRTLTTNTAVAVKVIQKPSTSDPTMEPRLLREVAAMRRLNHPNILKLHEVLATKTKIYLVMELAAGGELFTQLVKRRRIKEATARFYFQQLVSALHFCHQNGVAHRDLKPQNLLIDEHGNLKVSDFGLSALPECKKDGLLHTACGTPAFTAPEIVRGKGYDGAKADAWSCGVILFNLLAGRLPFDDSNLADMYRKIHIREVVFPDWIRKQVQVIVWKLLDPNPETRMSIECLMTHPWFKKCLNVPDPTLRILELREKYEEHEEHETQIKLKTTTMNAFDIISMSSGLNLSGIFEETGAKKERRFTTNGKAEEVKKRVVEVGERLGFRVKKMKVNDKEGCKKGDEVVGLVKGKVVVMAKVMEVVPEVVLVEMTVVDGGDEFSEGEWDELKVGFQLCSIMA